From a region of the Arachis ipaensis cultivar K30076 chromosome B09, Araip1.1, whole genome shotgun sequence genome:
- the LOC110267233 gene encoding uncharacterized protein LOC110267233, which produces MLREEREKRRRRGKGGRSRAGAAEFAAAVALPCRQKARTARERTAKREGDRISSPRSQRRRRPYCGSTPSRLATAATTKLAVVAIEAEERESVFAKRGRARAHEGEERRKGKEKQKTMNPGEKEEVCSRTVLLCTQISLRVVMVFPAVTVAIAVYAVCSCHHPPRSSHLLTVPYP; this is translated from the exons ATgttaagagaagagagggagaaacggAGAAGGAGAGGAAAGGGAGGAAGGAGCCGGGCCGGCGCTGCTGAGTTCGCCGCCGCCGTCGCGTTGCCGTGCCGTCAGAAAGCCAGAACCGCAAGAGAAAGAACTGCGAAGAGAGAGGGAGACCGCATCAGCTCACCGCGAAGCCAGCGCCGTCGTCGTCCTTATTGCGGGTCTACACCGTCGCGTCTTGCCACCGCCGCCACCACTAAGCTTGCCGTCGTCGCCATTGAAgccgaagagagagagagtgtgttcGCGAAGAGAGGGAGAGCGCGCGCTCACGAAGGAGAAGAACGACGAAAAGGGAAGGAGAAGCAGAAGACGATGAACCCAGGGGAGAAGGAGGAGGTCTGTTCTCGCACCGTCCTGCTCTGCACCCAG ATCTCACTTCGCGTAGTCATGGTCTTCCCCGCAGTCACAGTCGCAATCGCCGTCTACGCAGTTTGTAGCTGCCATCATCCTCCGCGCAGTTCCCACCTGCTCACGGTACCATATCCTTGA